Proteins from one Triticum aestivum cultivar Chinese Spring chromosome 7A, IWGSC CS RefSeq v2.1, whole genome shotgun sequence genomic window:
- the LOC123150859 gene encoding uncharacterized protein, translating into MMKTMLAEKMARQASASAKKVKTEPGSLPLCGKKGSLDEANDEEGRPPSSDAPPAARGYSVPTSVCSPLPGVSRQPQDFADRHGAHWEAARELLQDAVAPPQQRVFAANEPSDVVASSYVAILQAANYMSFSLDYALELEEKLLARDAEIAALQKQLKVRQR; encoded by the exons ATGATGAAAACCATGCTGGCGGAGAAGATGGCCCGGCAAGCGTCGGCATCGGCAAAGAAGGTGAAAACCGAGCCAGGGTCGTTGCCGTTGTGCGGGAAGAAAGGGAGCCTGGACGAGGCCAACGACGAGGAGGGTCGTCCGCCTTCTTCTGACGCTCCACCTGCCGCCCGTGGCTACTCGGTGCCCACCAGCGTGTGCTCGCCACTGCCGGGAGTCTCGCGGCAGCCACAAGACTTCGCCGACAGACACGGAGCACATTGGGAGGCTGCACGGGAGCTGTTGCAGGATGCCGTCGCCCCACCGCAGCAGCGTGTGTTTGCGGCCAACGAGCCATCAGATGTCGTCGCGTCGAGCTACGTAGCGATTCTCCAG GCGGCGAATTACATGTCGTTCTCATTGGACTACGCTCTGGAGCTGGAAGAGAAGCTGTTGGCGCGGGACGCGGAGATCGCCGCGCTGCAGAAGCAGCTGAAGGTGCGGCAGAGGTAG